A single region of the Phalacrocorax carbo chromosome 4, bPhaCar2.1, whole genome shotgun sequence genome encodes:
- the SRD5A3 gene encoding polyprenol reductase, whose amino-acid sequence MPAVLGAAWALLAAAFLAALLLLRRGGGPAWQPGGGGGGVSGLFQDLIRYGKTKGGCGQRPAWLRLLQVPKRWFTHFYVVSVLWNGFLLIWLFRAEFLGGSLPSWIQHVHHALGRDSQSGDVGNEHFSVLLVLLLLWLHSCRRLAECLWTSVFSNGVIHIVQYCFGLGYYIAVGSTLLCQVPANVRNGKELSVQICWYHIVGVVIYIWASLHQHRCLVILANLRKSKSGKVLSLSHSVPFGDWFERVSCPHYFAELLIYVSMAVMLGFHNVTWWCVVMYVLFNQALAAVLCHEFYQKNFSSYPKHRKAFIPFVF is encoded by the exons atGCCGGCGGTGCTGGGCGCCGCCTGGGCCCTGCTGGCCGCCGCCTTCCTGGCGGCGCTGCTGCTCCtgcggcgcggggggggcccggcctggcagcccggcggcggcggcggcggcgtctCCGGCCTCTTCCAGGATCTCATTCGCTACGGGAAGACGAAGGGCGGCTGCGGGCAGCGCCCGGCCTGGCTGCGCCTCCTGCAGGTGCCCAAGAG GTGGTTTACTCACTTTTATGTAGTTTCTGTGCTCTGGAATGGCTTTCTGCTGATCTGGCTTTTCCGAGCTGAGTTCCTTGGAGGGTCGCTCCCATCATGGATTCAGCATGTGCACCATGCTCTTGGCAGAGATTCTCAGAGTGGGGACGTGGGCAA TGAGCACTTCTCTGTGCTCCTGGTTCTCCTGCTGCTTTGGCTGCATAGCTGTCGAAGACTTGCAGAATGCCTCTGGACCAGCGTGTTTTCTAATGGCGTCATTCATATTGTACAGTATTGCTTTGGACTTGGTTACTACATTGCTGTTGGCTCAACTCTGCTATGTCAAGTGCCTGCTAACGTTAGGAATG GAAAAGAGCTTTCTGTGCAGATCTGCTGGTATCACATTGTAGGAGTTGTGATATACATTTGGGCCTCTCTTCATCAACACAGATGCCTTGTGATTCTAGCTAATCTTAGAAAAAGTAAATCAG GAAAGGTTCTAAGTCTGAGCCACAGTGTACCTTTTGGAGACTGGTTTGAGAGAGTTTCTTGCCCGCATTATTTTGCAGAGCTCCTCATTTATGTGTCTATGGCCGTCATGCTTGGATTTCACAATGTGACATGGTGGTGTGTAGTGATGTATGTTCTTTTTAACCAGGCGCTGGCTGCTGTTCTGTGTCACGAGTTCTACCAGAAAAATTTTAGTTCCTACCCAAAGCATCGAAAAGCATTTATACCATTTGTTTTTTAG
- the TMEM165 gene encoding putative divalent cation/proton antiporter TMEM165, whose product MALPPSPPVAALLLAASLLLAAPAGLGAAPEEEPVRKKEAPPQPAAQGGEPRAEKASSPVVPVHIVNEESADKTNLGFIHAFVAAISVIIVSELGDKTFFIAAIMAMRYNRLTVLAGAMLALGLMTCLSVLFGYATTVIPRIYTYYVSTALFAIFGIRMLREGLKMSPDEGQEELEEVQAEIKKKDEELQRTKLLNGPGDVESGSGTSIPQKKWLHFISPIFVQAFTLTFLAEWGDRSQLTTIVLAAREDPYGVAVGGTVGHCLCTGLAVIGGRMIAQKISVRTVTIIGGIVFLAFAFSALFISPDSGF is encoded by the exons ATGGCCTTGCCGCCGTCCCCGCCGGTCGCCGCGTTGTTGCTGGCGGCGTCCCTGCTGCtggcggccccggcggggctgggcgcCGCTCCGGAAGAAGAACCCGTCAGGAAGAAGGAGGCACCGCCGCAGCCGGCGGCGCAAGGAGGCGAACCGCGGGCTGAG AAAGCATCCTCACCGGTTGTTCCTGTTCACATTGTCAATGAAGAGTCAGCTGACAAGACTAATTTGGGCTTTATTCATGCATTTGTGGCTGCTATATCGGTCATCATCGTATCAGAACTGGGGGATAAGACATTCTTCATTGCAGCCATCATGGCAATGCGGTACAACCGTTTGACTGTACTGGCTGGTGCTATGCTTGCCTTGGGACTGATGACGTGTTTATCAG ttttatttggCTATGCCACCACAGTTATTCCTCGTATATACACATACTATGTGTCAACGGCACTGTTTGCAATTTTTGGCATCCGAATGCTTCGAGAAGGCTTGAAAATGAGTCCAGATGAGGGTcaggaagagctggaggaagttcaagcagaaattaaaaaaaaagatgaggaa CTTCAGAGAACTAAACTGTTAAATGGGCCAGGGGATGTGGAATCAGGGTCAGGCACCAGTATACCTCAGAAGAAGTGgctacattttatttctccaaTCTTTGTTCAAGCTTTTACTTTAACGTTTTTAGCAGAATGGGGTGATCGTTCCCAGTTAACAACCATAGTCTTGGCCGCCAGAGAG gACCCCTACGGTGTGGCGGTAGGAGGAACGGTGGGACATTGCCTCTGCACTGGTTTAGCAGTTATTGGAGGGAGAATGATAGCACAAAAAATTTCTGTTAGGACTG tgaCAATCATCGGAGGCATCGTCTTCTTggcatttgcattttctgcacTATTTATTAGTCCAGActctggtttttaa